From the Sphingobium sp. RAC03 genome, the window TCATAGATGACGCCGACGCACAGGAACAGCGCGCCCGCGACCAGACCATGGCCCAGCATCACCATCATCGCGCCTTCAATGCCCGCCTGGTTGAAGGCGAACAGGCCGACGGTCACGATCGCCATATGCGCGACCGAGGAGTAAGCGATCAGCTTCTTCATGTCGGACTGCACGAGTGCGACGAGGCTGGTGTAAACCACCGCCACCATCGACAGGCCCCAGACCAAAGGCGCGAGCTGCGCCGAAGCTTCGGGGAACATCGGCAGCGAGAAGCGGATGAAGCCATAGCCACCCATCTTCAGCAGCACGCCCGCCAGGATGACGGACCCTGCGGTCGGTGCCTGAACGTGCGCGTCGGGCAGCCAAGTGTGGACCGGCCACATCGGCATCTTGACCGCGAAGCTGGCGAAGAAGGCAAGGAACAGCCAGGTCTGGACAGCGGGGTCGAAATTATAGGCCATCAGCGCCGGGATTTCGGTCGTCCCTGCTTCATGCACCATCCACATCATCGCGATCAGCATCAGGACCGAGCCGAGCAACGTGTAGAGGAAGAATTTATAGCTGGCGTAGATGCGATCCGCACCGCCCCAGATGCCGATGATGAGATACATCGGGATGAGGCCGGCTTCGAACATGATGTAGAAGAGGTAGAGATCCTGCGCCGCGAAGACCCCGATCATCAGCACCTCCATGAACAGGAAGGCCGCCATATATTCACCGACGCGCTTTTCGATCGCGCGCCAGCTCGCGCCGATGCAGATCGGCATCAGGAATACGGTGAGCGCGATCAGCATCAGGGCGATGCCATCGATGCCGAGCGCCCAGGCGAATTTGCCGAAGATCGGCGCATATTCCTGAAACTGCCACTGCGCGCCGCTGCCCGACTGGTCGAAATTCGCCCACAGGGCCATGCCCAGCACGAAATCAATGAGGGTCGCGATCAGCGCGATCCAGCGCGCGTTGTTCGCGCCCACGAACAGACAGGCGATGGCCCCCGCCATCGGCACTGCCATCATCAAGGAAAGGATGGGGAAGCCGTCCATTATCGTGTCATCGCCCAGGTTGCGGCAGCGGCGAGGCCAATCAGCATCACCAGCGCGTAGGTGTAAAGATAGCCGGACTGGAGCCGACGGGTCACTTTATTGCCCTGCACGACCAGCGCAGCCAGACCATTGGGTCCGAAGCGGTCGATGAAACCGACGTCACCGAACTTCCAGAAGAAGCGGCCGATGGCGAAGGCAGGCTTGACGAAGAGCAGGTTGTACAGCTCGTCGAAATACCATTTGTTGAGCAGGAAGGTGTAGAGGACGCCGAACTGAGCCACGAAGCGCTGCGGCCAGTCGGTGT encodes:
- a CDS encoding NADH-quinone oxidoreductase subunit M, whose protein sequence is MDGFPILSLMMAVPMAGAIACLFVGANNARWIALIATLIDFVLGMALWANFDQSGSGAQWQFQEYAPIFGKFAWALGIDGIALMLIALTVFLMPICIGASWRAIEKRVGEYMAAFLFMEVLMIGVFAAQDLYLFYIMFEAGLIPMYLIIGIWGGADRIYASYKFFLYTLLGSVLMLIAMMWMVHEAGTTEIPALMAYNFDPAVQTWLFLAFFASFAVKMPMWPVHTWLPDAHVQAPTAGSVILAGVLLKMGGYGFIRFSLPMFPEASAQLAPLVWGLSMVAVVYTSLVALVQSDMKKLIAYSSVAHMAIVTVGLFAFNQAGIEGAMMVMLGHGLVAGALFLCVGVIYDRLHTREIARYGGLSINMPRYALLFLFFTMASVGLPGTSNFVGEFLALMGIYQASTWVALVCTTGIILGAAYMLYLYRRICYGEQINADAAAMPDLSARELWLLAPIAAVVLWMGIYPESFLAPMRPDIVALEARLAPAAPAGDAQIKLGAPKPAGEAHHGDASAPSHSASGEAH